The nucleotide window ATTTTTATCGAGTAACTTTGAAATAAAAGATTTGGGAGAaactgatgttattcttaacatAAAGCTGCTCAGAGAAGGAAATTGTGGGGTAACGCTTTTGCAATCCCATTATGTTGAAAGGTGTTGAGTCACTTTGGATACAGTGATTGTACACATGTTTCAACTCCTTATGACCCAAGtgtgctattaaggaaaaatcACAGAATAGCACGGGATCAATTAAGATATTCTCAAATAATTGGCTCACTTATGTATTTAgctagtgcaacgaggcctgATATCTCGTTTGCTGTGAGCAAACATAGTCAGTTTGTTTCAAATCTAGGAGATAATTATTGGCGTGCTCTTGAAAGGGTATTGTGCTATCTAAAAGGGATTGTGATCTATGGCACTCACTATACCGGGTATCCAAGGGTACTAGAGGATTActgtgatgcaaattggatatctgatgctaatgagatttatgccacaagtggatatgtgttctcACTTGGAGGTGGTGTTTTTTAACGAAAATCTTGCAAGCAGACCGTCTTAATGATGTCAGCAATGGAAGCAGAAATCACAGCATTAGATACCACCACtgttgaggccgagtggcttcgtgaactccttatggatttaccggtggttgaaaaacctataccggctatttccatgaactgtgataatcagACAGTGATAATCAAAGTGAACAGTTCTAgggataacatgaagtctacaaggcatgtgaagaggcggttaaaatctgtaagaaaactgagaaactctggagtaataACGTTAGACTATGTCCAAACATCTAAGAATCTGGCAGATCAGTTTACAAAGGgactgtcacgcaatgtgatagatggTGCATCGAGGAAGATGGGCTTGAGACCCACACAAAGTCATTCCATAGTGGTaacctgtcctatgtgatcggagattccgTGAAGTAGGATTGCGAAACAAGCTAGTGGTTGACTGTGATGGAGAGACCCCTATAATAAGGTCCAGATCGTTTGAGATGCATGTTTCTCCTATGATGTAAGATAGGTTGGTTTATACCTTAATGTGATCCGAGTAGCTTATTTAAGCAGAGATGTCGGCCTACAGGACATCTTAAAAGGAACACAGCTATATGAGTTCGACTgctagtcacagtctatgagatgtgggtagtctctaaatactcataaaaGGCCCAGGAGTttgacttatatgctccaaccaaAGGGGATGCTTTAGGCAGCCTTGTATCAGTAAAGAACTTAGGTGAAACTTATTTCGCACAAAACTGACAATTCAAagcatagtccattgttcagttgtgaagaAGTGTAACCTTTGTTCTAGGTGGATATTTAACTTAACAGTCTGCCCTGaaaaactggtatatcaaacaATTTGCAGCACTAAGAGCATTTTCTATGCCTTCGAATTTGATGGGGATTGTTAGATTTAATTGAGTTTGTCCAATTTTTATCCAGCAattaaataaaatgaaattccaAGGTCAAAGTTAATGCTAGGTATAATTAGTTGGGTCCTTCATGTGGTGTAACTTACAGTTTGATGAGGGTTGATGAGAGGTTAAGTGCATGATGACCATTATGTGTCACAGTGGTTTCTGTTACTAGTAACGAACAATTCATTTGTCAGTTTCACAAGTTACTTGTAACAGACAATGACATGATGGCTACTAACTCTTCATGCGCCTAGCCTTCAACTTCATCGTCCTTTGTCGCTGCATAAAAGGGGACATTCTTTATCTTGTACGCGAGAGAGAAGAGAACACATAACCAGAACACCATCACACTGATGTTGTGCTGCTATCTGCCATCCCTGTCCCGGTTCTTGTGTGCACAGGAATAAGGAGAGTAGGCCTCCGAAACCGGCGCCGTTCGTGAGTTTATCTGCTCGGGTGAAGACcggcaatcaggtttttgggaGCGACTACACGATTGATCGATCGTACAACAACCTCATCTTCTTCCTAGCATTCGTGGCGGCAGCGGGAGATCGACACTGCAACCTATATGCAatgcatcgagcgggacgactactcCAACATGCGCCATGTCGACTAGAGCAACTGGCTCTCCGCAGGGTATGTTATAGGTCATCCCCTATTTTCAGCGATTAAAATCATGATAATTAGTATCGTCTATATGTTCTTGACACTTAGATCACACGTACACATGTCTGATGTCTTCAACATTTTGATAATATTTTTCTGGGTTAAACTAGTACTAAAATTGCCTTAATTTCTAACATATAAATCTTTCCTAACCAAAGTCTCGTGCTATTGATCGACCGTCGCCGTCGTTTGTTAAGATCGAACTCTTTACGCGTTTTCACCAATTTGATCGGGGCCGGCCGTGGCGATGTCGAGCTACGTGCCCTTTGGTACCGATCGCGATGGCGATGGCCTACGCACGTCGTCAGCTGAGGCGGCGGAGATCTCCGTGTCGACCGCCGCCGACACGGTGGTCGGCACCGGACACCACATGCTCAAGGTCGAGCGCTACTCGCAGCTCAAGGCTACGCACGCCGGCAAGAACGGCAGCTGCATAGAGTCCTCGTTCAAGGTCGGCGGCCACGCCTGGAGGCTCCGTCTCTATCTCAACGGCCAAAAAGAGGAGGACGCCGGCTTCGTCTCGCTGTTTCTCTGGCTGTGTGACGCCGCCCCTGGGACCGTCGTCCACGCCGACTTCGAGCTCGCTCTGGTGCATCACCATGACACGCTGGTGCGCCGGCCGCCGTCGTACGGCGTCTCGGCCATTCGCCCCTTTTCCCCAGAGACAGAGACACCATGGGGCTGTCAGCGATTCATCAGCGTGGAGGGCCTGGAGCGCTCCAAGTTCCTCAGGGACGACTGCTTCGCCGTCCGGTGCAAGGTCACCATCATCGAGGACCGGCCGTGCGTCAAGGAGGGGATCGTGCATGCACAGGACGTGCAGAGGCTAGGGTTGCTCTGCAGGTGCAACGATGCCACGTGCAAACGCCACCACGCGACGCCTGCGCAGACCCTTTGGGAGTTGTTTGCTAGGATGTGTCGTTCCATCTTTGAATAACTTTGTTTCTTGCTACTCACTTTTTTTTTCGTTCGTGTACGTTGGGAGAGAAATAAAAGTCATGCGTCGTTTCCCATCTTCGTGTTTCATATGCATCTATGATCTATCTCTAACCACAATCTCTACCATCGACCACCTCGCACATGAGCAATACATGGCCAACCAGGCTGCACGGTACAGCGAGGCATGGCAGCTTAGCACTAAGCTATCGTGCCTGATAGTGCCGCTGTGCCGAGGtagcggcccaggcatggccttaCGACCTGTCGGCCGTGCCGTGCTGCTAGGCACGATAGTCCGATGTGCCCGTGCCTAGTCCGACGTGCCCGTGCCGGCCCATGGGTGCGCCTCACACTCGAGGTCTCCGTGTCTTGCGCTCGTGGCCGCCGTGCTTTTTCGGGTCGGGCCCATGCCGACCCATCGTGCCTGGCCTGTTTGGACACTATATGAGCAACCCAGCCTGGTACTTACGCATTTCAATTTATAGGTcattttttctaaatacataatttttattatgtatctatatatctagacatatcgAATGCATAGCAAAAGATATGTACCTGGAAAAGCTGAAAATCTAGATACACaaattttattatgtatctagacacatCGAATGCATAGCAAAAGATATATACCTAGAAAAACTGAAATGGCCTATAATATAGGACAGATGATGGTACTGCATAGCTGCTCAACGCCTATATTTTATAATAGAACATTGTTACATACCTCATCAGGGTAGAGGATGATAATAGTGCCGCCACCCACACCCTAGAAGTGGATCTTGGTTTTATTACGTGGAACAATTTATTAAAAATTTGTAATGTTCCAATTTAACAAAAAGAGTTGCGACTATAGAAACAATTATTCATCTTGcaaacaagagcaatgacaccTAGCATTTTTCTATTAGTTTAAGACAAAAGTCTTCTGCTACTATATTTGGGTTCATTTGGTtagagaataaattcataaagTAGGATGGCTTGATTCAATTCTATTTTGAAGGTGTAAGGAAAATGACACATATGCTAGGGCCATTACTGATTTTGGTGGTTGATTAAGAAATATGATTATTTAGACTAATGATGTTGGCTAGTATACAAGGATGCAAGGATGGATGCAAGGATGGACTTGTATAAGGCAATGTGAAGATCAACTGATCAACACCGAAAGGAAGACCAATGTGCTATGTTGAAAACTTTAGAAGACATGAAGTCCGAGGCATCGAGTACGAGACGAAGCCTGGATGAGAAGACGCAAAGAACGAAGCTCACTGGTGGCTATTTGTAGCTAAAGATTTCCAAACGTGCCGGCACGGCACTACACGGCCCTAGCCCGCCTGGGCACGGCCCGTCTAGGCACGGCACGACAGGCACGGTTAATGAGGCGTGCCATGCCGTGCCGTGCCACCGTGCCGGAGTtcaggcccaggcacggcactaaacTTGCTGGACCGTGCCTGGCGTACCGTGCCGGCACGGCAGTCCAGCGTGCCCCGTGCCGGCCCTGACACTGAAATTACAAAAACATTCATTCAAATCATAAGTTCACAGAGATAACTTCTAACTCATCAAAAACATCAGACAATGCCAGCAAAAAACAGCAAAGAGCAAAGAACAGCAAAGAAAACAGGCAAGTTTTGAAACTAAAACTAATTAAAGTAGGAGctgtgcaatggctgcctcattaaaaacctgtttaggtaaaactcacccttgtgagaaaccctaaacaggaaaagagtacagccagctcctaagattgTTCATAAGTTTATTACATCCAGCCTCCAGCATGTCCAAGTCTTAATAGCTATTACAGAACCATTACATAAATGGGGAACTTAATCAACATCAAGATAAAGTGCTTCAAAGGCCTCTTCCAGCTCCTTATCCTCCACCATGTGCTGCAGTCTTGATTCAGCATTCTCCCAGTCCTTGATGCAGGTTAGTGCCTCCACAGTCTCAGGGTTCAGCCTCTGGCGAcgctcctcgatgatcctgccAGTAGTGCTAAAGGTAGATTCTGAAGAAATGGTTGACACAGGCACAGtaaaaatatcttttgcaagaatAGAAAGCACAGGATAAGTAAGCTTGTGCTCATGCCACCATTGCATGAGGTCAAAATGATCATCTAACTGGCTGACTGTGTCAGAGTCCAGGTAGGATGCAAGCTCACTAGAATTAGAAGCAGAAGCTGCCTGTAGCAAAGAAGTGGCAGAAACGCCCCTGGACTGATCAAGATTAGGAGGGAGGGAAGAACAGCCAGCTCCAATgtcaagctcatcatcatcataaatgTCAGCCCAAGCTATTCTTTTTTTACCAGAAAGGGATGCAGGAACAGCCATTTTAAGCCTAACAGAGCCATACATTGCATCATACCTGTTGTACATTCTAAAAAGAAGAGCTCTGGTGTCCAGCAACTTGTTAGTGTAATCAACATTAAAAAGAGAATTCAACTTTCTAAGCACTTTGGTAAAGCCCTTAATCTTAGCTCTTGGATCCAGTATGAATGCAATGGAATGAAGATCAGGTATGTTCTTCCAGTACTTATTATATTTGTCAATCATAGACTGCACAACTGATCTCAGATGTCCATCATGTTGATATTTATGCAGGTGAACAGCAATCTTAACAATATGATGAATCATAAGTGGAGAAGTAGGATAGTACACACCAGATAAAGCAACAGTAGAGTTATAAAACAGTTCAAGAAATTGCAACATCTTAGTTGCCATATCCCAGTGATCATCAGTCAACAGGAAAGGACTACCTGCAGGTCTAGGGTAATTAGCCTTAATGAAAGTACTGAAAGTACTCCTGTGAGGTAACAATGTTTTCAGCATAAGGTAGGTGGAGTTCCACCTAACATCCATATTAAGCGAGAACTTCCTAGGTCTAACACTGCTAGCAATGCAATAACTCTTGTAtgcagcaattctttgattagaggagttcAAAAAAGATATTGCAGTTCTAAAGTTGTCAATGAGAAGATTAACAGCAGCCAATGCTTCCTTAACAATCAGGTTAATAATATGACAAGCACATCGTTGATGCAAAAACAGATCAGCACCTAAATACTCTTTAAGTATAGGTTTCAGTTTATCCATTGCATTTTTATTGGCAGATGCATTACCCAAAGTCACAGAAAAAACCTTGTTAAGTATACCATACTCAGCAAGGACAGTTTTAACACGCTCAGCAATGTTTTCAGCATTATGGGAGACATCAATCAACCTTAAACCAAGCACCCTTTTCTCTAATTGCCAATCAGCATTAATGAAATGAGCCACAACAGACAGATAATCTTCTTTGGCCTTTCCAGACCAAATATCAGAGGTAACAGCAACAGATGAAACAACATTATCTTGCAAACAAGTCATTAATTTTTCACGTTTA belongs to Miscanthus floridulus cultivar M001 chromosome 4, ASM1932011v1, whole genome shotgun sequence and includes:
- the LOC136547975 gene encoding BTB/POZ and MATH domain-containing protein 5-like, whose protein sequence is MSSYVPFGTDRDGDGLRTSSAEAAEISVSTAADTVVGTGHHMLKVERYSQLKATHAGKNGSCIESSFKVGGHAWRLRLYLNGQKEEDAGFVSLFLWLCDAAPGTVVHADFELALVHHHDTLVRRPPSYGVSAIRPFSPETETPWGCQRFISVEGLERSKFLRDDCFAVRCKVTIIEDRPCVKEGIVHAQDVQRLGLLCRCNDATCKRHHATPAQTLWELFARMCRSIFE